Proteins co-encoded in one Elusimicrobia bacterium HGW-Elusimicrobia-1 genomic window:
- the fusA gene encoding elongation factor G yields the protein MSTTSDLTKLRNIGIIAHIDAGKTTTTERILYYTGRIYRIGEVHEGAATMDWMEQEQERGITITSAATRCQWRDAHINIIDTPGHVDFTIEVERSLRVLDGAVVVFDAVSGVEPQSETVWRQADKYDVPRIVFVNKMDRVGADYFTCVDQIKKRLNANPVPVALPIGAESGFKGIINLVAMKALIWHDEELGAKFDTLDIPEELRKDAAAQREKMLEQLSDHDETIMGKFLDGGEISVEETQTALRRSTIAGKIVPVFCGSSFKNKGIQPLLDAVVDYLPSPVDLPPVKGVVPGTEEVIERKLVPEEHFAALAFKIQSDPYIGKLTYVRVYSGRLQSGSYVHNAATGNTERVARLVIMHANKREEVPEITAGDIAAVVGLKKTYTGDTLCDEDNPIALESMVFPEPVISVAIEPATNADEEKLGAALNRLAEEDPTFKVKVDHETGQTIIAGMGELHLDILVDRMKREFNVMATVGKPQVAYREGLKKKVSQEGKYIKQSGGRGQYGHVVLELEPLERMKGFEFVDKIRGGSIPKEYIPGVEKGLKEAIETGVLAGYPVVDLRITLVDGSYHEVDSSEMAFKMAASMAFKAGMRKGDAYLLEPIMKIEVITPEEYMGEIIGDLNARRGKIFSMEAKGRVNFIRGTVPLAEMFGYATTLRSLSQGRASYNMEPSGYEEVPRQISDKILEKTV from the coding sequence ATGTCGACAACATCAGACCTTACAAAACTACGCAATATAGGCATCATCGCCCACATCGACGCGGGTAAGACCACGACGACCGAGCGCATACTCTATTACACCGGCCGCATTTACAGGATAGGCGAGGTGCACGAGGGCGCCGCCACGATGGACTGGATGGAACAGGAACAGGAACGCGGAATTACCATAACGTCGGCCGCCACAAGATGTCAGTGGCGCGACGCTCACATTAATATAATAGACACGCCCGGCCACGTCGATTTTACCATTGAGGTTGAGCGTTCACTTCGCGTTCTTGACGGAGCCGTCGTCGTTTTCGACGCGGTTTCCGGCGTGGAACCCCAATCGGAAACCGTGTGGCGCCAGGCCGACAAATACGACGTTCCGCGAATTGTTTTCGTCAATAAAATGGACAGGGTAGGCGCCGACTATTTCACCTGTGTCGATCAGATAAAAAAACGCCTCAACGCCAATCCCGTTCCGGTGGCGCTTCCAATCGGAGCCGAAAGCGGTTTTAAGGGCATAATCAATCTTGTGGCCATGAAAGCGTTGATTTGGCACGATGAGGAACTTGGCGCCAAGTTCGACACGCTGGATATACCCGAAGAACTTCGCAAGGATGCGGCCGCTCAGCGTGAAAAAATGCTGGAGCAGCTTTCGGATCACGACGAGACAATAATGGGCAAGTTTCTCGACGGAGGCGAAATATCCGTAGAAGAGACACAGACGGCCTTGCGCCGCTCGACCATCGCCGGCAAAATAGTGCCGGTTTTCTGCGGATCCTCATTCAAGAACAAGGGCATACAGCCATTGCTGGACGCGGTCGTGGATTATCTGCCGTCGCCGGTTGACCTTCCGCCGGTTAAGGGCGTGGTCCCCGGCACCGAAGAAGTCATAGAAAGAAAACTCGTTCCCGAAGAGCATTTCGCCGCGCTCGCTTTCAAGATTCAGAGTGATCCCTATATAGGCAAACTTACTTACGTCAGGGTTTATTCCGGACGTCTCCAAAGCGGAAGCTACGTTCATAACGCGGCCACGGGAAATACCGAGCGCGTGGCGCGGCTGGTCATTATGCACGCCAACAAGCGCGAAGAAGTTCCGGAAATTACCGCCGGAGACATAGCCGCGGTCGTGGGACTTAAAAAAACTTACACCGGCGACACTTTGTGCGATGAGGATAATCCCATAGCGCTTGAGTCGATGGTCTTCCCCGAACCCGTCATATCCGTGGCCATAGAGCCGGCTACCAACGCCGACGAGGAAAAACTCGGCGCGGCCCTCAATCGCCTTGCCGAAGAAGATCCCACTTTTAAGGTAAAAGTCGACCATGAGACCGGCCAGACAATCATCGCGGGTATGGGCGAACTGCACCTTGATATTCTGGTTGACAGAATGAAAAGAGAGTTTAACGTAATGGCCACTGTCGGCAAGCCGCAGGTGGCTTATCGCGAAGGTCTTAAAAAGAAAGTTTCGCAGGAAGGCAAATACATCAAACAGTCCGGCGGTCGCGGCCAGTACGGTCACGTAGTGCTGGAACTGGAGCCGCTGGAACGTATGAAGGGCTTTGAGTTCGTCGACAAAATCCGTGGCGGATCCATTCCCAAAGAATATATCCCCGGCGTTGAGAAAGGTCTTAAAGAGGCCATAGAGACAGGCGTTCTTGCCGGATATCCCGTGGTCGATTTGAGAATAACTCTCGTCGACGGCTCTTATCATGAAGTGGACTCCTCGGAAATGGCTTTCAAGATGGCCGCGTCGATGGCTTTCAAGGCCGGAATGAGGAAGGGCGACGCCTATTTGCTGGAACCCATAATGAAAATAGAAGTTATCACTCCCGAAGAATATATGGGAGAAATAATAGGAGATCTCAACGCCCGCAGGGGCAAGATATTCTCCATGGAAGCCAAAGGCCGGGTGAATTTTATTCGCGGAACAGTTCCGCTGGCTGAAATGTTCGGCTACGCCACGACTCTGCGCTCGCTTTCTCAGGGACGCGCAAGCTACAACATGGAGCCGTCGGGATACGAAGAAGTCCCTCGGCAGATATCAGATAAAATATTGGAGAAAACGGTTTAG
- a CDS encoding 30S ribosomal protein S7 yields the protein MVRGGLKPKQRRNLEVVPDHIYSSVTITRFINKLNYRGKKTTAEKIFYGAMNIVKEASKENPLDVFNRAVENCRPLVEVRPRRVGGATFQIPVEVPKTRSVTLVIKWLIEFARQKKGKAMAARLAEEILGASRKEGSVFKKREDTHKMAEANKAFAHYRW from the coding sequence ATGGTAAGAGGCGGACTTAAACCTAAACAGCGTCGGAATCTTGAAGTCGTACCCGACCACATTTACAGCTCGGTTACGATTACCAGATTCATCAACAAGCTGAACTATCGCGGCAAAAAAACAACCGCCGAAAAAATATTTTACGGCGCGATGAATATAGTCAAAGAAGCATCCAAAGAAAATCCGCTCGACGTTTTCAATCGCGCGGTGGAAAATTGCCGGCCGCTCGTGGAGGTCCGTCCCCGCAGAGTCGGCGGCGCGACTTTTCAGATACCGGTGGAAGTGCCCAAGACAAGGTCGGTGACACTGGTCATCAAATGGCTTATAGAGTTCGCCCGTCAGAAAAAAGGCAAGGCGATGGCCGCGCGTCTCGCCGAAGAAATACTTGGCGCGTCGCGCAAAGAGGGTTCAGTTTTTAAAAAGCGCGAAGATACCCATAAAATGGCGGAAGCCAATAAGGCGTTCGCCCATTACAGGTGGTAG
- a CDS encoding 30S ribosomal protein S12 produces MPTVSQLIRKPREPQASKSKSPALKSSPQRRGVCTRVYTTTPKKPNSALRKVARVKLTSGIEVTSYIPGVGHALQEHSLVLVRGGRIKDLPGVRYHIIRGTLDSTGVDGRKQGRSKYGAKRPKA; encoded by the coding sequence ATGCCGACCGTATCCCAACTGATAAGAAAGCCCAGAGAGCCGCAGGCGAGCAAAAGTAAGTCGCCGGCGCTGAAATCTTCCCCGCAGAGAAGAGGCGTGTGCACCAGAGTTTATACGACCACGCCCAAAAAACCAAATTCGGCATTAAGAAAAGTGGCCCGCGTAAAACTTACAAGCGGCATAGAGGTCACTTCGTACATACCGGGCGTCGGGCATGCTTTGCAGGAACATTCGCTGGTGCTGGTGCGCGGCGGACGCATAAAAGATTTGCCGGGTGTCAGATATCACATAATAAGAGGAACGCTCGATTCCACCGGAGTCGACGGACGCAAGCAGGGGCGCTCGAAGTACGGCGCCAAGAGACCGAAGGCCTAA
- the rpoC gene encoding DNA-directed RNA polymerase subunit beta', whose amino-acid sequence MLPIKSKKKQKTVLNFNQFDAMKLSVASPEQIHEWSHGEVKKPETINYRTFKPERDGLFCEKIFGPVRNLECHCGKYKTIRYKGVVCDRCGVEVIESKYRRERFGHIDLAYPVSHIWFLKKSPSRIGLVLNMKMESLVKVVYFTHYVVLEDLEEKGKKIVSAREVISTSEYEELYSIYGSRLKADIGSDPVRKLLEVIDLDKEIDGIRAILKSVRIDEIDEYLLKWDDLDNEKKRKEELVELFRANPAAKRKIPNIFRELKSRKEKKERRDYLVEKAGNLLTEADRSRHIKRLRVLEGLKRSNIRPEWMVMNVLPVIPPDLRPLVPLEGGRFASSDLNDLYRRIINRNNRLKHTMQLRAPAVIINNEKRLLQEAVDALFDNESRPHPIVAGANNRPLKSLSEALRGKQGRFRQNLLGKRVDYSGRSVIVVGPDLKLNQCGLPKQMALSLFHPFVLRELLKEKHVHQKASRKMLEAGDPLVWSILENVIKDRPVLLNRAPTLHRLGIQAFEPKLIEGKAIQLHPLTCAAFNADFDGDQMAVHVPLSIEAQIEARVLMMATNNIFSPASGRPIAVPSQDMILGCAYLTMAKKGVPGEGMIFASTDEVIGLYQRQKIDLQAIIKVEGINDISEATSTKNPQAWKDYTAVGRIIFNSILPEGFGYVNKVMTKKAISKLLDDCYVRFGMAETVRVLDEIKKLGFRFATISGVSISIDHMTVPVRKNEIIKEAQKKVKSIISQAQAGLITEGERYSKTLDVWSTATDRISDIVFDDMKKLGDEKYSPDQPRVNSVYLMAESGARGNRQQVRQLAGIRGLMARPQRKIKGAGGEIIETPIISNFREGLSVVEYFISTHGGRKGLSDTALKTAEAGYLTRRLVDVAHSLVVTQDDCGTIKGIALGNLKGGEEVIETMEERITGRYPVENVTDLFTAQVIASRGEMITPATAKKIAESGIEKIRVRSVLTCESEHGICAECYGKNLATNKIGEIGDAIGIIAAQSIGEPGTQLTLRTFHVGGAASKISERSEIIAGEAGEIEYQNLKYVKEERAGNYVVISRDATMVVTLTAGGVRRKEAFPIPYGAHVKYVKGTSVDKGEKLAEWDPHYKPIIAEFSGRVKLEDVKEGVTLRLEKSKFTGLIEKTVTASPGQRALRPRINISTSAADNIEYPLLIDTVLAVANGDKVQKGDILAKIPHETIKIKDITGGLPRIEELFEARKPKNSAVISEIEGKVTIDQTTEEIIVEDEISKFRRKYSIPSGRHSLVYNNDKVLAGEPLTDGAVNPHDLLKVKSEKEVQEYLVNEIQQIYRMQGVAINDRHIEVIVRQMLSNVRITDPGDSEFIIGEITTKRQYAEVVRKLEKSGKKSPQAQTILLGITKASLASESFISAASFQETTKVLAEAATTGQIDHLKGLKENVSIGHLVPAGTGFVKL is encoded by the coding sequence ATGCTTCCCATAAAATCAAAGAAAAAACAAAAGACAGTGCTCAATTTCAACCAGTTCGACGCGATGAAGCTTTCCGTGGCGTCTCCGGAACAGATACACGAGTGGTCGCACGGGGAAGTCAAGAAGCCCGAGACCATCAATTACCGCACTTTTAAGCCGGAGCGCGACGGTCTTTTCTGCGAGAAAATATTCGGGCCGGTGCGAAATCTTGAATGTCATTGCGGCAAATACAAAACGATACGCTACAAAGGCGTCGTGTGCGACCGTTGCGGCGTGGAAGTTATAGAATCAAAATATCGCCGCGAGAGATTCGGACACATAGACCTTGCTTATCCCGTCAGTCACATTTGGTTTCTGAAGAAGTCGCCTTCCAGAATAGGCCTTGTCCTTAATATGAAGATGGAGTCGCTGGTAAAAGTCGTTTATTTTACCCACTACGTCGTGCTTGAGGATCTCGAAGAAAAAGGCAAAAAAATCGTCTCCGCGCGCGAAGTTATATCCACGTCGGAGTACGAAGAACTGTATTCTATTTATGGTTCGCGTCTGAAAGCGGACATCGGTTCCGACCCCGTCCGCAAACTTCTTGAAGTAATAGATCTCGACAAGGAAATTGACGGCATACGCGCGATACTCAAAAGCGTAAGAATCGACGAGATAGACGAATATCTGCTCAAGTGGGACGATCTCGACAATGAGAAAAAGCGTAAAGAAGAGTTGGTCGAACTTTTCAGGGCCAATCCCGCCGCCAAAAGAAAAATCCCCAATATATTCCGCGAATTGAAATCACGCAAAGAGAAAAAAGAGCGCAGGGATTACCTCGTAGAGAAAGCGGGCAATCTTCTGACTGAAGCCGATCGTTCCAGACACATAAAACGTCTCAGAGTTCTTGAAGGCCTGAAGAGATCCAATATCCGTCCCGAGTGGATGGTTATGAACGTCCTTCCCGTGATTCCCCCCGATTTAAGGCCGCTTGTTCCTCTGGAAGGCGGACGTTTCGCTTCCAGCGACCTCAACGATCTTTATCGCAGAATAATAAACCGTAATAATCGTCTCAAACATACTATGCAGCTGCGCGCGCCCGCCGTTATAATCAATAACGAAAAGCGCCTTTTGCAGGAAGCCGTCGACGCGTTGTTCGACAACGAATCGCGTCCGCATCCGATAGTCGCCGGAGCCAACAACCGGCCGCTCAAATCACTTTCAGAGGCGCTGCGCGGCAAGCAGGGCCGTTTCCGTCAGAACCTTCTGGGCAAGCGCGTGGATTATTCGGGACGTTCCGTCATTGTCGTGGGCCCCGACCTCAAACTCAATCAGTGCGGTCTGCCCAAACAGATGGCGCTCAGTTTATTTCATCCCTTTGTTTTAAGAGAATTGCTGAAAGAAAAACACGTTCATCAGAAAGCGTCCAGAAAGATGCTTGAAGCCGGCGATCCGCTGGTGTGGAGCATACTTGAAAACGTTATAAAAGACAGACCGGTGCTTTTGAACCGCGCACCGACGTTACACCGCTTGGGCATACAGGCCTTTGAGCCCAAACTTATAGAAGGCAAAGCCATTCAGCTTCATCCTTTGACCTGCGCGGCGTTTAACGCCGACTTCGACGGCGACCAGATGGCCGTTCACGTTCCTTTGTCCATCGAAGCGCAGATAGAAGCGCGCGTTTTGATGATGGCGACAAACAACATTTTTTCTCCGGCGTCGGGGCGTCCCATCGCCGTGCCCAGCCAGGATATGATTCTGGGGTGCGCGTATCTTACGATGGCCAAAAAAGGCGTGCCCGGCGAGGGAATGATTTTTGCTTCGACCGACGAGGTTATCGGGCTTTATCAGCGTCAAAAAATAGACCTTCAGGCGATAATCAAAGTGGAAGGCATCAACGATATTTCCGAGGCCACGTCGACAAAAAATCCGCAGGCGTGGAAGGATTATACCGCCGTCGGCAGAATAATATTCAACTCAATACTGCCCGAAGGATTCGGTTACGTAAATAAAGTAATGACGAAAAAGGCCATATCGAAACTTCTCGACGACTGCTATGTGCGCTTCGGGATGGCCGAGACAGTAAGAGTTCTTGACGAAATCAAGAAACTTGGATTCAGATTCGCCACAATATCGGGCGTTTCCATATCCATAGACCATATGACCGTTCCCGTCCGCAAGAACGAAATAATCAAGGAAGCTCAGAAAAAAGTAAAGAGCATTATTTCGCAGGCGCAGGCCGGTCTTATAACCGAAGGCGAAAGATATTCCAAGACCCTGGACGTTTGGAGCACGGCGACCGACCGCATTTCCGACATAGTTTTCGACGATATGAAAAAACTGGGCGACGAGAAATATTCGCCCGACCAGCCGCGCGTCAACTCGGTGTATCTTATGGCCGAGTCGGGCGCCAGAGGCAACCGTCAGCAGGTCAGGCAGCTCGCCGGCATAAGAGGTCTGATGGCCCGCCCGCAAAGAAAAATAAAAGGCGCCGGCGGTGAAATCATAGAAACTCCCATTATATCGAACTTCCGCGAGGGCTTAAGCGTCGTGGAGTATTTCATATCGACGCACGGCGGACGCAAAGGTCTTTCGGACACGGCGCTTAAAACCGCCGAGGCCGGATACCTCACAAGACGTCTCGTCGACGTGGCGCACTCGCTTGTAGTTACGCAGGATGATTGTGGAACGATAAAAGGCATCGCCTTGGGCAACCTTAAAGGCGGCGAAGAAGTTATCGAGACGATGGAAGAGAGAATCACGGGGCGTTATCCCGTAGAAAACGTTACGGATCTTTTCACGGCGCAGGTTATTGCCTCGCGCGGCGAGATGATTACGCCCGCGACAGCCAAAAAAATCGCCGAATCCGGAATCGAAAAAATTCGCGTGCGTTCCGTGCTGACTTGCGAATCCGAACACGGCATCTGTGCCGAATGCTATGGTAAAAATCTGGCCACAAATAAAATAGGCGAAATCGGAGACGCCATAGGCATAATAGCGGCGCAGTCCATAGGCGAGCCCGGCACTCAGCTTACACTCAGAACATTCCACGTAGGCGGCGCGGCGAGCAAAATTTCCGAACGCTCGGAAATTATAGCCGGCGAAGCCGGCGAAATAGAGTATCAAAACCTCAAATACGTTAAAGAGGAACGGGCCGGAAATTACGTGGTAATCAGCCGCGACGCAACAATGGTGGTCACCCTTACCGCCGGCGGAGTCAGAAGAAAAGAGGCCTTCCCCATCCCGTACGGCGCCCACGTAAAATACGTAAAAGGCACGAGTGTGGACAAAGGCGAAAAACTCGCGGAATGGGATCCGCATTACAAGCCCATCATTGCAGAGTTCAGCGGACGCGTTAAGCTTGAAGACGTTAAAGAAGGCGTGACGCTTCGTCTGGAAAAATCCAAGTTCACCGGGCTCATCGAGAAAACCGTTACGGCCAGCCCCGGTCAGCGGGCGCTCCGTCCGAGGATAAATATATCAACCTCGGCGGCCGACAACATAGAGTATCCTCTTCTTATTGACACCGTCCTTGCGGTTGCAAACGGCGACAAAGTCCAGAAGGGCGATATTCTGGCCAAGATTCCGCACGAAACAATCAAAATTAAAGACATCACGGGCGGTCTGCCCCGCATCGAAGAACTCTTTGAGGCGCGCAAGCCCAAAAACTCGGCGGTGATTTCCGAGATAGAAGGCAAAGTCACCATCGACCAGACCACCGAAGAAATTATAGTGGAGGACGAAATATCGAAGTTCCGCAGAAAATACTCGATACCTTCCGGCCGTCACTCGCTCGTTTACAATAACGACAAAGTTCTTGCCGGCGAACCGTTGACCGACGGAGCCGTGAACCCGCACGACTTGCTCAAAGTCAAGAGTGAAAAAGAAGTGCAGGAGTATCTCGTCAATGAAATTCAACAGATATACAGAATGCAGGGCGTAGCCATAAACGACCGGCACATAGAAGTTATAGTAAGGCAGATGCTTTCCAACGTGCGCATAACCGATCCCGGCGACAGCGAGTTTATAATAGGCGAAATAACGACCAAGCGTCAGTATGCCGAAGTCGTCCGTAAACTCGAAAAGTCCGGAAAGAAGTCGCCCCAGGCCCAGACGATACTTCTGGGTATAACAAAGGCGTCTCTGGCGTCGGAGTCGTTCATTTCGGCAGCATCGTTCCAGGAGACAACCAAGGTTCTGGCCGAAGCCGCCACGACCGGCCAGATAGATCATCTCAAGGGACTCAAAGAAAACGTTTCCATCGGACATTTGGTTCCGGCGGGCACCGGGTTCGTAAAACTTTAA
- the rpoB gene encoding DNA-directed RNA polymerase subunit beta, translating into MKLKKKSFAKIKSILEIPPLLEIQRKSFDRFIEKDGSSSRAIRGLSAIFHEIFPIENADGTLRLDYVSYELKEPKVTPDEAKERDMTYAAPLYAKFRLTTVDGARIKEKAEQEVYLGDLPLMTDTASFVINGDERVVVSQIHRSPGIVFEEDEEQKISIYGKPMYVGRIIPYRGAWIEVEFDQNNILYIKLERRKRVLATIFLRALGYENNQETLNLFKDDEELRLGEADDDVLMGKFLSRSVVDTSTGEVLLDAAEILREGSNLDRLSIRKETLDNFKAHKIKSVFVHRNPAFILTLKKDPTKDKKTALNYIYKIMKSQDFIVPSHVEKYLDDLIFGDKPRRYDLTRVGRYKINKKLSAIFEELKKNSKDFKVPSEDRRTLTKEDIVAAIKYLMNLSNQISGVTDDIDHLGNRRVRPVGELLENQIRVGLIQMARYIKEHLNTKDKSQMTPRSLINTVPFTNNIRKFFATGQLSQFLEQTNPLAEITNKRRLSALGPGGLNRKRAGFEVRDVHHTHYGRICPIETPEGENIGLIVSLSAYSRVNDYGLLETPYRKIEKGRITDTIKYLTADAEDEFYVAQATEPTDKNGKLVNQQIITRRFDDYPEVSPDKIDYIDVSPLQVVSVSAGLIPFLEHDDANRALMGSNMQRQAVPLLTTEAPLVVTGIDEKVARDSGVMVIAKNAGEVVWVDAERIIIYTDEKESDEYILRKYKRTNQDTCINQIPLVSLGDRIRAGEVLADGMSTAEGQLALGKNLLVAFMPWDGYNFEDAIIVSEKLVREDTLTSIHIQEYTCEARETKGAPEEITRDIPGPSSEDLQQLDENGIIRLGAEVEKEDILVGKTAPKGEQQVGPEERLIKALFGQKSETTQDASLKVPPGVSGKVIGTRLFVRREKMSEKEYETQVDFLKQEHEARRTFVKEVMKEYRKKSKKTESKKIDKIEKELLIRIEAEYKKSRENLKKGDDLGVSVNKVVKVYVAVKRRLQVGDKLAGRHGNKGVISKIVPLEDMPRMPDGTAVDVILSPLSIPSRMNVGQLLEAMLGWAGYMSQTRMVTPVFCGATEADVRNEIIEVRNDLIKKGVPAKYLPDANLRITLYDGRTGDPFLEKVTIGYMYIIKLIHLVEDKMHARSTGPYSLVTRQPLGGKAHQGGQRLGEMEVWALEAYGAAHMLQEFLTIKSDDEEGREKMFKAIMEGRPPIKPGVPESFKVLVSEMRALGVNVDLLSYKKDATKGDKPSKATEKAEAK; encoded by the coding sequence ATGAAACTTAAAAAGAAAAGTTTCGCAAAGATCAAATCAATACTCGAGATTCCGCCCCTTCTTGAAATTCAGAGAAAGTCGTTTGACCGGTTTATAGAAAAAGATGGTTCGTCGTCCCGGGCCATTCGCGGCCTGTCGGCGATATTCCACGAAATATTTCCCATCGAGAACGCCGACGGCACCCTCCGGCTTGACTACGTATCCTACGAACTCAAAGAACCCAAAGTTACTCCCGACGAGGCCAAAGAGCGCGACATGACCTATGCCGCTCCTCTCTACGCCAAGTTCCGTCTGACGACCGTTGACGGCGCCAGAATAAAGGAAAAAGCCGAACAGGAAGTTTATCTCGGCGATCTTCCTCTGATGACCGACACTGCGTCTTTCGTGATAAACGGGGACGAGCGCGTCGTTGTAAGCCAGATCCATCGTTCGCCCGGAATAGTTTTCGAGGAAGACGAAGAACAGAAGATATCCATATACGGAAAGCCCATGTATGTCGGGCGTATAATCCCGTATCGCGGCGCGTGGATTGAAGTCGAGTTCGACCAAAATAATATTCTCTACATTAAACTCGAGCGTCGCAAAAGGGTGCTCGCCACGATATTCCTGAGAGCTCTCGGATACGAAAATAACCAGGAAACACTCAATCTTTTCAAGGACGACGAAGAGCTCAGATTAGGCGAGGCCGACGATGATGTTTTAATGGGCAAGTTTCTTTCCCGCAGCGTGGTGGATACGTCCACCGGCGAAGTGCTTTTGGACGCGGCCGAGATATTGCGCGAAGGATCCAATCTGGACCGCCTTTCCATCAGGAAAGAGACACTCGATAATTTCAAGGCGCATAAAATAAAATCCGTTTTCGTCCACAGAAATCCCGCCTTCATACTCACTCTCAAAAAAGATCCCACAAAAGACAAAAAAACAGCTCTTAACTACATATATAAAATAATGAAGAGCCAGGACTTTATAGTCCCCTCTCACGTCGAAAAATATCTCGACGATTTGATATTCGGCGATAAGCCCCGCAGGTACGACCTCACTCGCGTCGGACGTTATAAAATCAACAAGAAACTCTCGGCTATATTCGAAGAACTGAAAAAGAATTCCAAGGATTTCAAGGTTCCCTCGGAAGACAGGCGCACGCTTACCAAAGAAGACATAGTCGCGGCGATTAAGTATCTGATGAATCTTTCCAACCAGATATCCGGAGTCACCGACGATATCGACCATCTGGGCAACAGAAGAGTCCGCCCCGTGGGAGAGTTGCTTGAAAATCAGATAAGAGTCGGCCTGATACAGATGGCGCGTTATATCAAGGAGCATCTGAACACCAAAGACAAATCCCAGATGACTCCCCGCTCGCTGATTAATACCGTTCCGTTTACCAACAACATAAGAAAGTTTTTCGCCACCGGGCAGCTCTCGCAGTTTTTGGAGCAGACGAATCCGTTGGCCGAGATTACCAACAAGCGACGTCTTTCCGCGCTGGGCCCCGGCGGTTTGAACCGTAAACGCGCCGGTTTCGAGGTGCGCGACGTTCATCATACACATTACGGACGTATCTGTCCGATAGAAACTCCCGAAGGCGAGAATATAGGTCTTATAGTTTCTTTGTCCGCGTATTCGCGGGTAAACGATTATGGCTTGCTCGAAACACCGTACAGAAAGATCGAAAAAGGGCGCATAACCGACACTATAAAGTATCTTACTGCCGACGCCGAGGACGAATTTTACGTCGCGCAGGCCACCGAGCCCACCGATAAAAACGGCAAGCTTGTCAACCAGCAGATAATCACCCGCCGTTTCGACGATTATCCCGAAGTGTCGCCCGATAAAATAGATTACATCGACGTATCGCCTCTTCAGGTTGTTTCGGTATCGGCCGGGTTGATACCTTTTCTGGAACACGACGACGCCAACCGCGCCCTAATGGGCTCGAACATGCAGCGTCAGGCGGTGCCTCTTCTGACCACGGAAGCGCCTCTGGTGGTCACGGGCATAGACGAAAAAGTCGCGCGCGATTCAGGCGTAATGGTAATAGCCAAAAACGCCGGCGAAGTCGTGTGGGTTGACGCCGAGAGAATCATAATTTATACCGACGAGAAAGAATCCGACGAATACATACTGAGAAAATATAAGCGCACCAACCAGGATACTTGCATAAACCAGATACCGCTGGTGTCTCTGGGCGACCGCATTCGCGCAGGCGAGGTTTTGGCCGACGGAATGTCAACCGCCGAGGGGCAACTTGCTCTGGGTAAAAATCTTCTGGTTGCGTTTATGCCGTGGGACGGTTATAACTTTGAGGACGCCATAATAGTTTCCGAGAAACTCGTCCGCGAAGATACGCTTACGTCGATACATATTCAGGAGTATACCTGCGAGGCGCGCGAAACAAAAGGCGCTCCCGAGGAAATCACGCGCGACATACCCGGTCCTTCGTCGGAAGACCTTCAACAGCTCGACGAGAACGGCATAATAAGATTAGGGGCGGAAGTCGAAAAGGAAGATATCCTCGTCGGCAAGACCGCCCCCAAAGGCGAGCAGCAGGTCGGCCCCGAAGAGCGGCTTATCAAGGCGCTGTTCGGGCAGAAATCGGAGACCACGCAGGACGCGTCGCTCAAAGTGCCGCCCGGAGTTTCCGGCAAAGTCATAGGCACGCGCCTCTTTGTCCGTCGCGAAAAGATGAGCGAGAAAGAATACGAAACCCAGGTCGATTTCTTAAAGCAGGAACACGAAGCGCGCCGGACTTTCGTCAAAGAAGTGATGAAAGAGTACCGCAAAAAATCAAAGAAGACAGAATCCAAGAAAATCGACAAAATAGAGAAAGAACTTTTGATCCGTATAGAGGCCGAATATAAAAAGTCACGCGAAAATCTTAAAAAGGGCGACGATTTGGGTGTTTCCGTCAACAAGGTCGTAAAAGTTTACGTAGCCGTGAAACGCCGGCTGCAAGTCGGAGACAAACTCGCCGGCCGTCACGGCAACAAAGGTGTGATTTCAAAGATAGTTCCGCTTGAGGATATGCCCCGCATGCCCGACGGCACGGCGGTGGACGTTATTCTTTCGCCCCTCTCCATTCCCTCGCGAATGAATGTGGGACAGTTGCTTGAGGCCATGCTCGGGTGGGCCGGATATATGAGCCAGACCCGCATGGTGACACCGGTATTCTGCGGCGCCACCGAGGCAGACGTAAGGAACGAAATTATAGAAGTCAGAAACGACCTCATTAAAAAAGGCGTTCCGGCCAAATATCTTCCCGACGCGAATCTGCGCATAACGCTTTACGACGGCCGCACGGGCGACCCGTTCCTTGAAAAAGTCACCATCGGTTACATGTATATAATAAAATTGATACATCTTGTCGAGGATAAGATGCACGCCCGCTCCACCGGCCCGTATTCTCTGGTGACCAGGCAGCCCCTGGGCGGAAAGGCCCATCAGGGCGGACAGCGTTTGGGAGAAATGGAAGTATGGGCGCTTGAGGCGTATGGCGCCGCTCACATGCTCCAGGAGTTCCTGACGATAAAATCCGACGACGAAGAAGGCCGCGAAAAGATGTTCAAGGCGATTATGGAAGGTCGTCCGCCGATAAAACCCGGCGTGCCCGAATCTTTCAAAGTGCTCGTCTCGGAAATGAGAGCGCTGGGAGTGAATGTCGATTTGCTGAGCTATAAAAAAGACGCGACTAAAGGCGACAAACCTTCGAAGGCAACCGAAAAGGCCGAGGCCAAATAA